The Plasmodium yoelii strain 17X genome assembly, chromosome: 8 DNA window ACCACGGATGTTTTTTCCAACGTTGTTGTATCATTACTAAATTTGGAGTGTACATACGGacaattttttctaaaaaaaatattataaaattgcatagatataattaaaatatcatGATTTTGAAGATATGGGAAAGAATAAacagtaacaataatatgttaatttgggtaattatttatgtttagTATACTTTTAACCGAGCctggataaaaataattgccACTATTTGGATCCCACACCTcgtttattatttcattatactaatggaagcaaagagaaatatatgtatataaattataataattttttaatttcaatttaGTTTATAACTTTTGATGTTGTTCGTTGATTGATACCTTATTCGGAtcatcaattatatatttaactttttgaatttttgtatgctttttatgtttttttttataaaaaaccATATACTCAGAAGGATTTCCACAACACTTTTTATAACCATCTTTACTTGTAGCATGATGTTCTAAATGTTTTAAAGCGTCATTCATAAATTTGCACGCTTTTCTAGATTCATTGCGATTGGTACATAGTAggtgtttgttttttttatatattttttctgaaCTATcattgataaaaatgaacatatttttaatgtgtacaaaaataaagttattgtatttatattataacattgtTGCAAAGACatacatttaatattttcataatgaaatatgtaacatatattatatatattgttgtaTTTTCTTACGTAGGATAACGTTTTGTATCTTTTTTTGGAACAAGCTCAGTTGCAAGggttttattattcacataTAGGGGGAtgattaaaagaaaaaaaacaattttaatataaaacttattCATTTGGGAACATTACAAACAaactattaaaatatatatcagtattttttttaattaaaaattaacacCTCGGAAATATGGAGACGTGTAATTAAAATTGAAGCTAATCATTTTCtccaataaaatataaaaactattaTTTAAACGGTAAATGTGTTCttttatcaaatttataagtttaatatatttttaatataaataattcaacCACAAAGCGACATCAATAAAAGAATctttcataaataatgaatatcaaaaataaataactttaattatataattgatatttttaaatatagcaTTATGAatacacatattttatatttttatgattgaTCAAActcaatttaaaatttataaaacagTTCATTACATATCGAAATACACATATACTTggattaataaataaaagattatagtaatataaatattatgttaaataatttaatatgagAAATGCAGTTAATTCTATATATTACTAATACTACTacaataacaatatttttacttcataataatagtatgataaaatttatattatgataattacaCATTTGTGATTTTGTATCACTTTTAATGcaaattttactaaataaaatttttggaGCAAAATTGTtagttttataaaaatgatttattgGTAGTAATATTGACACCtatgttttttataaattaatacaattataattttccttttaatgataaaacaaagtatatattaaattagaaaaaatacaaataaaatatgaagtaaaatatgaaataaaacatgaaataaaataatgaaacataAAGTTGTAAAGTCaagaatatatttaatataattaattttttttttaattataatattcttgATGTCGAGGTGTTCATGTATTCTGGATCAAGGTTATGTTTATGATTGATGGTTGATTGTTTATGGTTCTGGGATATtgtaattaaatttttataattaaatatatttatgattgTGTATGATAATCTGGAGATGTGTGT harbors:
- a CDS encoding fam-a protein; this translates as MNKFYIKIVFFLLIIPLYVNNKTLATELVPKKDTKRYPTSEKIYKKNKHLLCTNRNESRKACKFMNDALKHLEHHATSKDGYKKCCGNPSEYMVFYKKKHKKHTKIQKVKYIIDDPNKYNEIINEVWDPNSGNYFYPGSVKKKIVRMYTPNLVMIQQRWKKHPWSREKYFYAIAAKYKISKNKTMIVMASANIIDHNRKNRKYFENKIVESANLFQAEIDSEDDIRNGELKKMFVNLSGYIVEKRKNHIYIIYVNSNDEHGSI